cctcataaggcattgtttccaggcctttgaccattttgtttgccctcctctggacacgttccagcttgtcagtatccttcttgaactgtggtgtccagaactggacacagtactccaggtgaggtctgaccagagcagaatacagtggtactattacttcccttgatctagatgctatactcctattgatgcagcccagaattgcattggcttttttagctgctgtgggCAGGACCTGGCTTGTGGGAAATGGCGAAGGGCTGTAccacagtggcagagcacatgcgtTGCATgttcaaggtcccaggttcaatctccagagACAGGCCTTAGGAGAGACCTCTGGCTGAAACTCTGGATGACCATTGCTGGCCAAGTGTAGACAGTACGGAGATGgctggaccagtggtctaactcagtatGACGCAACTATCTGTGAACCTGAGCTGTAAACAGGAGAGGCAGGTGACTTGCGCTGTGACGAAAGGGACTTGTTCATCACCATCTCTTTCCAGGAAGAAGAGGATGCACAAGGCAGCGGTTACTATAAGATGGTCTTTGTGGTGAACATGGAGCTCTCCATGGGGACTGGAAAGGTAAAGCTACTCATGGGTTGTTCCAGCATTTTGGCCCTTTTAAGTGGCAGTTGGCTTTGCTTGCTGATTTGCTTACATGGGGGCAGGATGATGGTCCTCAGGTTCTTCATCCTTGGCTCACACAAGGGCTGAAAAGTGAAAGCAAACAAGAGTCCTTGAGTAATGAGGGGCTCCTGGTTTTGCAATAAATTTGTGGATGGAGGCCCAGTAACAATACTATTGCTCCTGAAATAAGTCTACCTGCTATTGTTGAGCCCTATCTAGAAGATGATTTGGGTTATGATTCCTATGTAAAAAGGTGAAAACATTCCGggagcaaatatataatgaaataaagaagatgctaaaatatactttcccccaagAAACCCGAAGCcttcttgctagggctgatgggaagtgaaatTAGTAAGAACGATTGAAAaatattcatgtatgccaccacagcggcGAGAGTGGTTTTAGCTCAAAGGTGGAAAACAGCAGAAATCCCAACAATAGACGAGTGGCGGGCTAAACTAATGGAATACGCAGAGTTGGCAAGGATGACAGGACGAAGAAGAGACCAAAAAGACCAAAGGTTTCAAAAGGATTGGAACAAATTTGTGGAATACTTAAAGGgatattgtaaaaatgtgaagacgCTGGTAGGATTCACATAAAAACTGCAACAAAAAGAATAGATACCTATGTCTGTGAATAAGataaaatggaaaatattaaagagaaagacgggggaaatggggaaagcacataaaaataagagaagaaattggaaaaccaaatgaggggaagaagggaagtctggTTTGGCAAAACATGAGTATGGATGAAAAATCTgtataaatagaatcatagatgtATTAATTGTATAAAATAGAGGTTTGTATTAATATGATAACCAATGTTTATTAGAGGTGTATCAATATGGGAAACTGTGGATTAAGGTTACTTTGGacatatttgttttgtatttgagaaaataataaaaatcattttttttaaaaaaagattcctaACTTGTTGCCAGCCTGCGCCTTGCAGGTAATGGCAGGGTATCTCTGCAGCCGGCTGTTGTCTTCTGTCGCAGCAGAGGCACAGCAGATTTGTAACGATGCTTTGGCACAAGCCGTGCGAGGGAAGTGGGTTTCTTGTTTCTTccgccccccccattttgaattcattttcatttgatttttacaaatacaaagttatTAAAATCCAAATATAAATCCATGTACAGAGGTTACTCCGAATCTCACGACTTaacccccaccatagctgccaagttttcccttttctcgcgaggaagcctattcagcataagggaaaatcccttaaaaaaagggataacttggcagctatgccccccaccccctccatggggtcccattttgaacatttacaactgcatattcttaCATAATCCTGACTTTtatcgaaacaaaacaaaaaaattccttccagtagcaccttagagaccacaactaagtctctaaggtgctactggaaggattttgtttcgactacggcagaccaacgcggctacctgCCTGTATCCTGACTTTTATATCAGTCCATATTGTCCATGGTATTTGTTAAActacaagtgaaataaaaatcctgccagtgtttccaTCTGCCtatagtggtctcctaaataacttatagtttccccccattcttttaaaaagttttttgtcctcttggtttcggagttttgccattttggcctggtccatcagcttggtttgccattcctctctggcagGGGCCTTGCCTTCTTTCCGTTTTTTGATTCCTGGTGCTTATTGTTGCAGATCGCCGCTCAAGTGGGGCATGCTGCAGTTGGCCTGTTCCAGTTGTTGCAGGAGAAGTCGTCTCACAGGGACATCATCAACCAATGGGATGAACAAGGGTAAGGAAGCAAAAGGGGAATGAGGCCTGCGGAGGACACCATCCTCCTAAgacaggggttagcaaactttttcctGGGCTGCTGGTCTCTGTAGCTGCCTTAGGgcagactcttgggctggaggTGCAAGATTCTGCGTCGGGGGTGGCGTGGGAGCTGGTATTACACTCAAGATTGCTTTGCCTTTCTCTCAGCGCAAAGAAAGTCGTACTGCAGGGTTCCAACACGGACCAGTTGCTGGAGCTGCATGCCTTGGCCCTGAGCCTGGAACTGCCAACGTACCTAGTGCAAGATGCAGGGAGGACCCAGGTAATTGGCCAAAGCCTCTGAAAGTCGGTTCGCGCTTCCTAGGTATGTTGCCTTGGACAAAGCGAATGTACCTTGTTCTTGAGTTCTGCTGGGATAGTAcgcaggtatgtatgtatgtaatggAAGAGGGCTTTAATTGCTGCACATGGGGTGGGGCTTGATGACTTCTTGGGCAGATTGGGTATGTTTGCAAATACCTTAATTACTTCTGGTTTCAGAACTTGAAGGAGAGCAAAAGGATGTTTTTTATTTTCTAGTTAGGCTCTCTATAGGGCAGGATTCATTAAGGGGAGTAGGTTTCAAAACGATGAAGGTTTCCACCGAATGCTGGAGAATGCTGGCTATGGGAGgacttagaaataaaataaacaaagcttCTGCCTTTTGAGCACTGGAATGCTGTTTCTAAGCCTGTAGTTGAAACTGGTGTCTattaaggttcccccccccctacaagaTTGAGCAGAGTTggcaacttaaaggtaaagggacccctgaccattaggtccag
Above is a window of Zootoca vivipara chromosome 2, rZooViv1.1, whole genome shotgun sequence DNA encoding:
- the LOC118080897 gene encoding probable peptidyl-tRNA hydrolase 2 isoform X2, with the protein product MESQALDSDSGVDESLVAPLLELGIPEVAARRALALTGGRSAEAAAQLYFSSGLDSQEEEDAQGSGYYKMVFVVNMELSMGTGKIAAQVGHAAVGLFQLLQEKSSHRDIINQWDEQGAKKVVLQGSNTDQLLELHALALSLELPTYLVQDAGRTQVPTGSHTVLAIMGEEEMVNQVTGQLKLLN
- the LOC118080897 gene encoding probable peptidyl-tRNA hydrolase 2 isoform X1, whose amino-acid sequence is MESQALDSDSGVDESLVAPLLELGIPEVAARRALALTGGRSAEAAAQLYFSSGLDSQEEEDAQGSGYYKMVFVVNMELSMGTGKIAAQVGHAAVGLFQLLQEKSSHRDIINQWDEQGAKKVVLQGSNTDQLLELHALALSLELPTYLVQDAGRTQLWGVLSVFQVPTGSHTVLAIMGEEEMVNQVTGQLKLLN